From the Tachyglossus aculeatus isolate mTacAcu1 chromosome 21, mTacAcu1.pri, whole genome shotgun sequence genome, one window contains:
- the ELFN1 gene encoding protein ELFN1, producing the protein MAAGVGRRRQRGNGAAAAVLCACVAAMSLLHAGGLARADCWLIEGDKGFVWLAICSQNQPPYESIPQQINSTIVDLRLNDNKIKSVQYSSLSRFGNLTYLNLTKNEISSVEDGAFSAQFNLQVLQLGYNRLRNLSEGLLRGLGKLEYLYLQANLIETVTPNAFWECPNVMNVDLSMNRIQRLDGGTFAGLSRLSVCELYSNPFYCSCELLAFLRWLADFANATRAYDRVQCESPPDYAGYFLLGQGRGGYRNALGTLAALCADGARPAAGPRRLPPARPPPPTAAAPLEDGHACPEDDCFSGDGPTLPTSPRPPAPGPEARPHIRVKHLTHNSATLTVQLPHPFGKMYVLAQFENGFSSDITKLRKEREDIELANLVAHTNYTYCVVSLGQPLRYNHTCLTICPSRPPPPPPPSPGPALGSATATHYIVTVLGCLLGMVLVLGLVYHCLRRRRRRQEQHKKAAAATAAASAGSLKKTIIELKYGPELEAPGGPFLPPAAGEAEPYKLGEAGGTPRTKGNYMEVRTGDQRDREPGLGPDAQGSVAEISTIAKEVDKVNQIINNCIDALKSEATSFQGVKSGAVCAVEPQLVLLSEQPSSQRGAFLAPAYQDSYAHPLQRHHGPEGPSTRASTSSSGGGGGGGSIRSPRPFRPEASTHKYADKVAAAAAASGPADAILTVTPAAAVLRAEAERIRQFGEHRHSYPGSHPGEPPPPTPPPPHDSLGARKPSILEPLTRPRPRDLAYSPLSPQYRHLSYSSSPEYACRPSHSIWERFRLNRRRHKDDDEFVAAGHALRKKVQFAKDEDLHDILDYWKGVSAQHKS; encoded by the coding sequence ATGGCGGCAGGGGtggggcggcggcggcagcgtgGGAACGGGGCGGCGGCGGCAGTGCTGTGCGCCTGCGTGGCGGCCATGTCCCTGCTGCACGCGGGCGGGCTGGCCCGTGCCGACTGCTGGCTGATCGAAGGTGACAAGGGTTTCGTGTGGCTGGCCATCTGCAGTCAGAACCAGCCCCCCTACGAGTCCATCCCGCAGCAGATCAACAGCACCATCGTGGACCTGAGGCTGAACGACAACAAGATCAAGAGCGTGCAGTACTCCTCGCTCAGCCGCTTCGGGAACCTGACGTATCTCAACCTGACAAAGAACGAGATCTCCTCCGTGGAGGACGGGGCCTTCTCGGCCCAGTTCAATCTGCAGGTCCTGCAGCTGGGCTACAACCGGCTGAGGAACCTGAGCGAGGGGCTGCTCCGGGGCCTGGGCAAGCTCGAGTACCTCTACCTGCAGGCCAACCTCATCGAGACGGTCACCCCCAACGCCTTCTGGGAGTGCCCCAACGTCATGAACGTCGACCTGTCCATGAACCGCATCCAGAGGCTGGACGGCGGCACCTTCGCCGGCCTGAGCCGCCTGTCCGTCTGCGAGCTGTACAGCAACCCCTTCTACTGCTCCTGCGAGCTGCTGGCCTTCCTCCGCTGGCTGGCCGACTTCGCCAACGCCACCCGCGCCTACGACCGCGTGCAGTGTGAGTCCCCGCCCGACTACGCCGGCTACTTCCTGCTGGGCCAGGGCCGGGGCGGCTACCGCAACGCCTTGGGCACGCTGGCCGCCCTGTGCGCCGACGGGGCCCGCCCGGCCGCGGGGCCCCGCCGcctgccgcccgcccgccccccgccgcccacgGCTGCCGCCCCGCTCGAGGACGGGCACGCCTGCCCCGAGGACGACTGCTTCTCGGGGGACGGCCCCACGCTGCCCACCTCCCCacgcccgcccgccccggggcCGGAGGCACGGCCCCACATCCGGGTCAAGCACCTGACCCACAACTCGGCCACGCTGACGGTTCAGCTGCCCCACCCCTTTGGCAAGATGTACGTGTTGGCCCAGTTCGAGAACGGCTTCTCCTCGGACATCACCAAGCTGCGCAAGGAGCGGGAGGACATCGAGCTGGCCAACCTGGTAGCCCACACCAACTACACCTACTGCGTGGTCTCGCTGGGCCAGCCGCTGCGCTACAACCACACCTGCCTTACTATCTGCCCcagccggccgccgccgccgcccccgccctccccggggCCCGCGCTCGGCTCCGCCACCGCCACCCACTACATCGTGACCGTCCTGGGCTGCCTCCTGGGCATGGTGCTGGTGCTGGGCCTCGTCTACCACTGcctgcgccgccgccgccgccgccaggagCAGCACAAGAAGGCGGCCGCCGCCActgccgccgcctccgccggcaGCCTCAAGAAGACCATCATCGAGCTCAAGTACGGGCCCGAGCTGGAGGCCCCGGGTGGGCCCTTCCTGCCCCCGGCAGCAGGGGAGGCAGAGCCCTATAAGCTGGGCGAGGCCGGAGGGACCCCCAGGACCAAGGGCAACTACATGGAGGTGCGGACCGGTGACCAGCGCGACCGGGAGCCGGGCTTGGGCCCCGACGCCCAGGGCTCTGTGGCCGAGATTTCCACCATCGCCAAGGAGGTGGACAAGGTCAACCAGATCATCAACAACTGCATCGACGCCCTCAAGTCCGAGGCCACCTCCTTCCAGGGGGTCAAGTCCGGGGCCGTGTGCGCCGTCGAGCCCCAGCTGGTCCTCCTGTCCGAGCAGCCGTCCAGCCAGCGCGGCGCCttcctcgcccccgcctaccagGACAGCTACGCCCACCCGCTGCAAAGGCACCACGGCCCCGAGGGCCCCTCGACGCGTGCCAGCACCTCCTCCtcgggtggaggtggtggtggtggctccATCCGCAGCCCCCGCCCGTTCCGCCCCGAGGCCTCCACCCACAAATACGCTGACAAGGTGGCGGCAGCGGCGGCAGCCTCTGGTCCCGCCGACGCCATCCTCACCGTGACCCCGGCGGCTGCCGTCCTGCGGGCCGAGGCTGAGCGGATCCGGCAGTTCGGCGAGCACCGGCACTCGTACCCCGGGTCCCACCCGGGGGAGCCGCCGCCCCCGACCCCGCCACCCCCGCACGACAGCCTGGGGGCCCGCAAGCCCTCCATCCTGGAGCCTCtgacccggccccggccccgggaccTGGCCTACTCCCCGCTGTCCCCCCAGTACCGCCACCTGAGCTACTCGTCCAGCCCAGAGTACGCGTGCCGGCCCTCCCACAGCATCTGGGAGCGCTTCAGACTGAACCGCCGGCGCCACAAGGACGACGACGAGTTCGTGGCGGCCGGACATGCCCTGCGCAAAAAGGTCCAGTTCGCCAAAGACGAGGATCTCCACGACATCCTAGACTACTGGAAGGGCGTATCGGCCCAGCACAAGTCCTGa